One segment of Corynebacterium atrinae DNA contains the following:
- a CDS encoding DUF1707 SHOCT-like domain-containing protein, with protein sequence MDENLRLSDNDRINALQALASHYAEGRLEYQEFDERTAVASTARINADLLPLFADLPGGIEEALTPTRTTAVPAIPDSELQELATIKEKGKRVEMLDGAIFSVTLASFFILMFVFNVSMAWVVWPVMAGVMVIPRLLSGFSDADEKAYEDLKKIEEKERKLRLEQATDRLRELE encoded by the coding sequence ATGGACGAGAACCTGCGGCTGTCAGACAACGATCGCATCAACGCGCTGCAAGCGCTCGCGTCGCATTACGCCGAGGGTCGCTTGGAGTACCAGGAGTTCGATGAGCGCACGGCGGTCGCGAGCACTGCCCGCATCAATGCTGATTTGCTGCCCTTATTCGCGGACTTGCCGGGCGGGATCGAAGAGGCGTTGACACCGACGCGCACCACGGCGGTTCCTGCCATACCGGACAGCGAGCTGCAGGAGCTAGCCACCATCAAGGAGAAGGGCAAGCGCGTCGAGATGCTCGATGGGGCGATTTTCTCCGTGACCCTGGCGTCGTTTTTCATCCTCATGTTTGTCTTCAACGTCTCCATGGCCTGGGTGGTGTGGCCCGTGATGGCCGGCGTCATGGTTATCCCCCGCCTGCTCAGCGGATTCTCGGATGCGGATGAGAAAGCCTACGAGGACTTGAAGAAGATCGAGGAAAAGGAGCGAAAGCTGCGGCTCGAGCAGGCAACCGACCGGTTGCGCGAATTGGAATAG
- a CDS encoding DedA family protein, whose translation MLNSIVDWVVSLMESLGAPGVGIAILLESVFPPIPSEVVLPLAGFTSTQGTLNVYAAFLFATLGSVLGAYLLYWLGAAVGADRLRRIAGRLWLVDPSDVDRSLAFFDRYGKVSIFFGRLIPGIRSLISIPAGIDRMSLLTFGALTATGSAIWNAFLIWLGVLLGERYQLVEVYIGKYATVIYALVALALAGALIYLIRRDRVHKRATPPVGSEDTTK comes from the coding sequence ATGCTGAATTCGATCGTCGATTGGGTGGTCTCCCTCATGGAGTCGCTCGGCGCCCCGGGCGTGGGTATCGCCATCCTGTTGGAAAGCGTCTTCCCGCCGATCCCCTCCGAGGTGGTGTTGCCGCTCGCTGGCTTCACGTCGACACAGGGAACACTCAACGTCTACGCAGCATTCCTCTTCGCCACGCTGGGCTCCGTGCTTGGCGCGTATCTACTTTATTGGTTGGGGGCGGCGGTCGGTGCGGATCGCCTGCGCCGGATCGCCGGTCGCCTGTGGCTGGTGGACCCGTCGGACGTGGATAGGTCGCTGGCGTTTTTCGATCGCTACGGCAAGGTGTCCATCTTCTTCGGGCGACTCATTCCCGGTATCCGCTCGCTCATCTCCATTCCGGCGGGTATCGACCGCATGAGTCTGCTCACTTTCGGCGCGCTCACAGCCACCGGGTCGGCGATCTGGAATGCCTTTCTCATCTGGCTCGGCGTGCTGCTCGGTGAGCGTTATCAGCTCGTGGAGGTCTACATCGGCAAGTACGCCACGGTCATCTACGCCCTCGTGGCCCTCGCTCTGGCCGGGGCTCTCATCTATCTCATCCGCCGGGATCGCGTGCACAAGCGGGCTACTCCGCCGGTTGGCAGCGAGGACACCACCAAATAA
- a CDS encoding ATP-dependent helicase, which produces MAKDILQRFRPQVATWFTEVFAAPTPVQERAWQAIADGDNALVVAPTGSGKTLAAFLWALNSLVERPGQTALPVADPKASHDGVRVLYISPLKALGVDVENNLRAPLTGISRVADRLGLDLPDISVGVRSGDTPAAERARQVRKPPDILITTPESAYLMLTSKAAGILKTVDTVIIDEIHALAGTKRGVHLSLTLERLARLTGGFQRIGLSATVRPLETVANFLGGDRPVEIIAPPADKEWELNVHVGVEDMSDLPVPEIASTIGEATIDDPLGLSGEPVIGQQRSIWPFIEQDVYDEVMAHRSTLVFVNSRRSAERLTSRLNEIYAEIHDPDSLSPELRRPPAQIMVPSLQAGKAPPVIARAHHGSVSKDERATTERLLKEGALKAVVSTSSLELGIDMGAVELVIQVESPPSVASGLQRVGRAGHSVGEVSHGSFYPKHRSDLLQSAVTVQRMRAGLIEELHVPNSPLDVLAQQTIAAVSVSDWDVEEWYAMVRRSWPYRDLSRDVFDAVIDLVSGVYPSTDFAELRPKVHFDRITGQLQARPGAQRVAVTSGGTIPDRGMFGVFLLGGEGAPRRVGELDEEMVYESRVGDVFTLGASSWRIEDITRDQVLVSPAPGHTGRLPFWTGDAAGRPFELGVALGRFRREVHTDPTIAETRDLDVHARSNLLAFLEEQHEATGIIPDEKTLVLERFKDELGDWRVVLHTPFGRPVNAAWALAVGSRFDMDVQAVAGDDGIVLRLPEGETEPDASIFLIDAEDIGDIVSDQVGNSALFASRFRECAARALLLPRRNPGKRAPLWQQRQRASQLLDVARKYPSFPIILETVRECLQDVYDLPALTQVCADLGSRRIRIAEVTTEQPSPFASSLLFNYTGAFMYEGDSPLAEKRAAALALDPGLLAKLLGTVELRELLDPEIIAEVHAQLQRTAADRRARSPEEFYDILRLLGPIPVETVPEKITFSWPAPLDDRAMEVRIGGVPHVAQSLDAPLLRDALGVPVPPGVAAQQGTILDALDQLVSRWARTRGPFVLRDLAEAFGLGASAAHSALQALLADGRVIDGRFRQGIDEQEYCSADVLTILRRRSLAAARAATQPVSQTAFARFLADWQQVAPVGKRPALRGADGVYAVIERLAGVRLPASAWESLVLPGRVGDYQPSMLDELTANGEVVIQGAGTAAARDPWIMLLPTDIAPEIVADIEPEGLTFIQEQVMEILRRGGGFLFSGLAAELTDLVTAEQLREALWGLVDAGLVSPDGFGPLRARLASTGGTTAHRARRRPNRTRRRLGPPLDMAGRWALSTRADHNATTRSVALGETWLDRYGVVTRGSIVAEDVLGGFALAYKVLSSFEESGKAMRGYLVEGLGASQFSTPAVIDRLRGCDDSTDIEGWPSGTTDPDVYVLAAADPANPYGAALPWPETGPSRAAGAMVVIADGVLLAHLTRGGRTLTVFDEQHIGIIVHALAQATAQPLTVEKLNGEPVFSSPMLEALREAGASIGPKGARIGGRSAAPRTPVRGRTMTQALDDL; this is translated from the coding sequence ATGGCCAAGGACATCCTCCAGCGTTTCCGCCCCCAAGTGGCCACCTGGTTCACGGAGGTATTCGCTGCGCCCACCCCGGTGCAGGAGCGAGCATGGCAAGCCATCGCCGATGGCGACAATGCCCTGGTAGTGGCCCCAACTGGCTCAGGAAAGACGCTGGCGGCTTTTCTGTGGGCGCTAAATTCCCTAGTCGAAAGGCCCGGCCAAACAGCCCTCCCGGTGGCTGATCCGAAGGCCAGTCACGATGGTGTACGCGTGCTCTACATCTCACCGTTGAAGGCGCTGGGAGTGGATGTAGAGAACAATTTGCGCGCTCCGCTAACGGGAATCAGCCGCGTTGCTGATCGCCTCGGACTTGATCTGCCGGACATCTCCGTTGGTGTGCGTTCCGGTGATACCCCGGCGGCGGAGCGGGCGAGGCAGGTGCGCAAGCCGCCGGACATTCTCATCACTACGCCCGAATCGGCGTACCTCATGCTCACCTCCAAAGCAGCGGGCATCTTGAAGACGGTGGACACGGTCATCATCGATGAGATCCACGCGTTGGCGGGCACCAAGCGGGGCGTCCACCTCTCATTGACCTTGGAGCGCCTGGCCCGGCTGACGGGTGGGTTCCAGCGCATTGGGCTATCGGCCACCGTCCGGCCCCTGGAGACTGTCGCCAACTTCCTCGGCGGGGACCGGCCCGTGGAGATCATCGCTCCGCCAGCGGACAAGGAGTGGGAGCTCAACGTCCACGTCGGTGTCGAGGACATGTCGGACCTGCCGGTGCCCGAGATTGCATCGACGATCGGTGAGGCCACCATCGATGATCCGCTGGGGCTCAGCGGCGAGCCGGTGATCGGGCAGCAGCGTTCCATCTGGCCCTTCATCGAGCAGGACGTTTACGACGAGGTGATGGCGCACCGCTCCACGCTGGTCTTTGTCAACTCCCGTCGCTCCGCCGAGCGCCTGACCAGTCGGCTCAATGAGATCTACGCCGAGATCCACGATCCAGACTCGCTCTCCCCGGAGCTGCGGCGCCCGCCCGCTCAGATCATGGTTCCCTCGCTCCAGGCGGGGAAAGCGCCTCCGGTGATCGCCCGGGCCCACCACGGTTCGGTGTCCAAGGACGAGCGGGCCACCACGGAGCGCCTGCTCAAAGAGGGGGCGCTCAAAGCCGTGGTGTCCACCAGCTCCCTCGAGTTGGGCATCGACATGGGTGCGGTGGAGTTGGTCATTCAAGTGGAGTCACCGCCGAGTGTCGCCTCTGGCTTGCAGCGGGTGGGCCGCGCCGGGCACTCCGTCGGCGAGGTCAGCCACGGCTCTTTCTACCCCAAGCACCGTTCGGACCTGCTGCAATCGGCCGTCACGGTGCAGCGGATGCGCGCGGGCCTCATCGAGGAACTCCACGTGCCGAACTCTCCTTTGGACGTGCTGGCCCAGCAAACCATCGCGGCGGTCTCGGTTAGTGATTGGGATGTGGAGGAGTGGTACGCCATGGTGCGGCGGTCCTGGCCGTACCGCGACCTCTCTCGGGATGTGTTTGACGCGGTCATCGACCTGGTGAGCGGCGTCTACCCTTCGACGGACTTCGCGGAGCTGCGCCCCAAGGTCCATTTCGATCGCATCACCGGCCAGCTGCAGGCGCGCCCCGGGGCCCAGCGAGTCGCGGTGACCTCCGGTGGCACCATCCCTGATCGTGGCATGTTCGGCGTGTTCCTCCTCGGTGGGGAGGGTGCCCCGCGCCGGGTTGGGGAGCTGGATGAGGAGATGGTCTACGAGTCCCGGGTGGGCGACGTGTTCACCCTGGGGGCGTCGAGCTGGCGCATCGAGGACATCACCCGCGATCAGGTCCTGGTCAGCCCCGCGCCGGGTCACACCGGTCGGCTGCCTTTCTGGACGGGTGATGCCGCGGGCCGCCCCTTCGAATTAGGGGTGGCCCTGGGCCGGTTCCGCCGCGAGGTCCACACCGATCCTACGATCGCCGAGACTCGAGATCTCGACGTTCATGCCCGCAGCAACCTCCTCGCCTTCCTCGAAGAGCAACACGAGGCCACGGGCATTATCCCGGATGAGAAAACGCTGGTCTTGGAGCGGTTCAAGGATGAGTTGGGGGATTGGCGGGTCGTGCTGCACACCCCCTTCGGCCGCCCCGTCAATGCGGCGTGGGCGCTGGCTGTTGGCTCGCGCTTCGACATGGATGTTCAGGCCGTCGCCGGCGACGACGGCATTGTCCTGCGCCTGCCGGAGGGGGAGACCGAACCAGACGCGTCGATCTTTCTTATCGACGCCGAGGACATTGGCGACATCGTCTCCGATCAGGTGGGCAATTCGGCCCTGTTCGCCTCCCGTTTCCGGGAGTGCGCCGCCCGGGCGCTCCTCCTGCCGCGCCGCAATCCTGGCAAGCGGGCGCCGTTGTGGCAGCAGCGGCAGCGCGCCTCCCAGCTTCTCGACGTCGCCCGGAAATACCCCAGCTTCCCCATCATCTTGGAGACGGTCCGCGAGTGCCTCCAGGATGTCTATGACCTGCCCGCCTTGACGCAGGTGTGTGCCGATCTGGGGAGCCGGCGCATCCGCATTGCGGAGGTGACCACGGAGCAACCCAGTCCCTTCGCTTCATCGTTGCTGTTCAACTACACCGGCGCGTTTATGTACGAGGGAGATAGCCCCCTCGCCGAAAAGCGCGCTGCCGCCCTGGCGTTGGATCCGGGGTTGCTGGCTAAGTTGCTCGGCACGGTGGAGCTTCGTGAGTTGCTAGACCCGGAGATCATCGCCGAGGTGCATGCCCAGTTGCAGCGCACCGCGGCTGATCGGCGGGCGCGCAGCCCCGAAGAGTTCTATGACATCCTCCGCCTGCTCGGCCCCATCCCCGTCGAGACCGTGCCGGAAAAGATCACGTTCTCCTGGCCCGCGCCGCTCGACGATCGCGCCATGGAGGTCCGGATTGGGGGAGTGCCGCATGTCGCGCAGTCCCTCGACGCGCCGCTGCTTCGCGACGCCCTCGGGGTCCCCGTCCCTCCGGGCGTCGCCGCCCAGCAGGGCACCATCCTCGACGCGCTCGATCAGCTGGTCTCCCGCTGGGCCCGCACGCGCGGCCCGTTCGTCCTGCGGGATCTGGCTGAGGCCTTCGGCCTGGGGGCCAGCGCCGCCCACTCCGCCCTGCAGGCGTTGCTTGCCGACGGCCGCGTCATCGACGGTCGCTTCCGACAGGGCATCGACGAGCAGGAGTACTGCTCGGCGGACGTGCTGACGATCTTGCGGCGGCGTTCGCTCGCCGCCGCCCGCGCGGCTACCCAACCCGTATCGCAGACTGCCTTTGCACGCTTCTTGGCGGACTGGCAGCAGGTCGCTCCCGTGGGTAAACGTCCAGCCTTGCGAGGCGCCGATGGGGTGTACGCGGTCATCGAGCGGCTCGCCGGCGTTCGACTGCCCGCGAGCGCCTGGGAATCCTTAGTACTGCCGGGACGCGTGGGCGACTACCAGCCCAGCATGCTCGATGAGCTGACCGCGAATGGCGAGGTGGTCATCCAGGGGGCCGGTACCGCGGCCGCCCGGGACCCGTGGATTATGCTGCTGCCAACGGACATTGCGCCAGAAATCGTCGCCGACATCGAGCCGGAGGGCCTGACGTTCATCCAGGAACAGGTCATGGAGATCCTGCGCCGCGGCGGTGGTTTCCTCTTCAGTGGCCTGGCGGCGGAACTGACCGACCTAGTGACGGCGGAGCAATTGCGCGAAGCCCTGTGGGGACTGGTGGATGCCGGACTGGTGAGCCCGGATGGCTTTGGCCCCCTGCGGGCGCGGTTGGCGTCGACGGGAGGAACCACGGCTCATCGCGCCCGTCGTCGCCCCAACCGCACGCGTCGTCGACTGGGACCGCCCCTGGACATGGCTGGGCGGTGGGCGCTGAGCACCCGGGCGGATCACAATGCGACGACCCGCTCGGTGGCGCTGGGGGAGACGTGGCTGGACCGCTACGGGGTGGTCACGCGCGGCAGCATCGTCGCCGAAGATGTCCTGGGCGGGTTCGCGTTGGCCTACAAAGTGCTCAGCAGTTTTGAGGAGTCCGGCAAGGCGATGCGCGGCTATCTCGTCGAAGGACTGGGGGCGTCGCAGTTCTCCACCCCGGCGGTCATCGACCGGCTGCGTGGTTGCGATGATTCCACCGACATCGAAGGGTGGCCGTCGGGAACCACTGACCCCGATGTGTATGTCCTCGCCGCCGCAGATCCCGCCAACCCCTATGGTGCAGCGCTGCCGTGGCCGGAGACCGGACCGAGCCGGGCGGCGGGCGCGATGGTCGTCATCGCCGACGGCGTGCTGCTGGCCCACCTCACCCGGGGTGGGCGGACCCTCACCGTCTTCGACGAGCAGCACATCGGCATCATCGTCCACGCCCTGGCGCAGGCGACGGCTCAGCCATTGACGGTGGAAAAGCTCAATGGTGAACCGGTGTTCAGTTCGCCAATGCTGGAGGCATTGCGGGAGGCGGGGGCGTCGATAGGCCCGAAGGGGGCACGCATCGGGGGACGCAGTGCGGCCCCTCGCACCCCTGTTAGGGGGAGGACCATGACCCAAGCCCTGGACGATCTTTAA
- a CDS encoding YccF domain-containing protein: MNLLLNIAWFIFGGFFLAAGYFLFGILACLLVVTIPAGVASFRMANYALAPFGRTVVQKKGGGSGLSAITNVIWFLIAGLWLAIGHITTAAAQAITIIGIPLAIANVKMIPVTCFPFGKEIVPSDRIPFGYEPMVKL; encoded by the coding sequence ATGAACCTCCTCCTCAACATCGCCTGGTTTATCTTCGGCGGATTCTTCCTCGCGGCCGGCTACTTCCTCTTCGGCATCCTCGCTTGCTTGCTCGTGGTCACCATCCCCGCCGGGGTCGCCTCCTTCCGCATGGCCAACTACGCCCTCGCCCCGTTCGGTCGCACCGTGGTGCAGAAAAAGGGCGGCGGCAGCGGCCTCTCCGCCATCACCAACGTCATCTGGTTCCTCATCGCGGGCCTGTGGCTGGCCATCGGGCACATCACCACCGCCGCCGCGCAGGCCATCACCATCATCGGCATCCCGCTGGCCATCGCCAACGTCAAGATGATCCCCGTGACCTGCTTCCCCTTCGGCAAGGAGATCGTCCCCTCGGACCGCATCCCCTTTGGCTACGAACCGATGGTCAAGCTTTAA
- a CDS encoding DNA-formamidopyrimidine glycosylase family protein: MPEGDSVLQLSQRLQFMAGREVVACSLRVPSVALVDFSGETVDRVWPYGKHLFMQFGERILHTHLKMEGTWAIHLSGDRWRKPGHTARVVLQLAGTPHPRPIEIVGHSLGLVEVFRTVDYHERMGYLGPDILADDWDREEACRRVRGRASRSIGTALLDQHNLAGVGNEYRAEACFLCGIHPATPVSQVDVGKVLDVTRRIMWANRTSPVRVTTGIKRAGETSYVFGRNGKPCRRCGTPIEKAMLGNGREELERVIWWCPRCQPAE; encoded by the coding sequence GTGCCCGAAGGTGATTCCGTCCTCCAATTGTCCCAGCGCCTGCAATTCATGGCCGGCCGGGAGGTGGTGGCGTGTTCGCTGCGCGTGCCTTCGGTGGCGCTCGTAGATTTCAGCGGGGAAACGGTCGACCGGGTGTGGCCCTACGGCAAGCACCTGTTCATGCAGTTCGGCGAGCGGATCTTGCACACGCACCTGAAAATGGAGGGGACTTGGGCAATTCACCTCTCGGGAGACCGCTGGCGTAAACCGGGGCACACGGCGCGGGTTGTGCTCCAGCTAGCCGGTACCCCGCACCCCCGTCCGATCGAGATCGTGGGTCACTCACTGGGCCTAGTCGAGGTGTTTCGCACCGTCGACTATCACGAACGGATGGGCTACCTCGGGCCGGACATCCTGGCGGACGACTGGGACCGCGAGGAGGCGTGCCGCAGGGTGAGGGGGCGGGCGTCGAGAAGCATTGGGACAGCTTTGCTGGACCAGCACAACTTGGCCGGAGTGGGCAACGAGTATCGCGCCGAGGCGTGTTTCCTGTGCGGGATTCATCCCGCCACCCCGGTCAGCCAGGTGGACGTGGGGAAGGTGCTCGACGTGACGCGGCGGATCATGTGGGCCAACCGCACCTCACCCGTGCGGGTGACCACCGGGATCAAACGCGCAGGTGAGACCTCCTACGTGTTTGGCCGCAACGGCAAGCCCTGCCGTCGCTGCGGCACGCCGATCGAAAAGGCGATGCTGGGCAATGGCCGCGAAGAGCTGGAACGGGTTATTTGGTGGTGTCCTCGCTGCCAACCGGCGGAGTAG